A genome region from Camelina sativa cultivar DH55 chromosome 10, Cs, whole genome shotgun sequence includes the following:
- the LOC104719691 gene encoding AAA-ATPase ASD, mitochondrial has protein sequence MGTMSEVWTNTGSALASLVFIYTIFERFFPAHRLREHFEPLAQRLVGLVYPYIQITFHEYSGQRFKRSDVYDAIQSYLSKDSSSRAKKLTANRVKGNNSIVLSMDDHEEITDEFEGVKVWWQAKKHQSESRSISFYPKAEESRFYMLKFHRCDRQVITERYLDHVMSEGKIVEVKNRERKLYSNNPSENWSGYKETKWSHVTFEHPATFDTLAMEDKKKEEIKNDLIKFSNSKDYYKKIGKAWKRGYLLFGPPGTGKSTMIAAMANFLEYDVYDLELTTVKDNTELRRLLIETSVKSIIVIEDIDCSLDLTGQRKQKEEEEEDGDETNPIEKQMKKEKGENKGSKVTLSGLLNFIDGLWSSCGGERIIVFTTNFIDKLDPALIRKGRMDKRIEMSYCGFEAFKLLARNYLDAKEEDDSELFDEIKRLLEVEKIKMTPADVGENLLKRSEVETKEFCLKRLIEALKEEKEEAKRRIEDEEKKKKEEEDTKRKKREEKKTKSEEKEENGIATKEV, from the coding sequence ATGGGGACAATGAGTGAAGTATGGACTAACACAGGCTCTGCTCTCGCAAGCTTGGTTTTTATATACACAATCTTCGAGCGATTCTTCCCTGCTCACCGTCTCCGAGAGCACTTCGAACCATTAGCTCAAAGGCTCGTCGGTCTTGTCTACCCTTACATTCAGATAACGTTCCATGAATATAGCGGTCAGCGGTTCAAGCGAAGCGATGTTTATGATGCGATCCAGAGCTATCTTAGCAAAGACTCTTCTTCTCGAGCCAAGAAACTAACGGCCAACAGAGTCAAAGGAAATAACTCTATCGTCCTTAGCATGGACGACCATGAAGAGATCACTGATGAGTTCGAAGGGGTCAAGGTTTGGTGGCAAGCGAAGAAGCATCAAAGTGAAAGCCGATCTATCTCCTTTTACCCTAAAGCTGAGGAGTCAAGATTCTACATGCTTAAGTTTCACAGATGTGACAGGCAAGTAATCACTGAGAGGTATCTTGATCATGTTATGAGTGAAGGCAAGATAGTTGAGGTTAAGAACAGAGAAAGGAAGCTTTACTCAAACAACCCAAGTGAGAATTGGTCGGGCTATAAGGAAACGAAGTGGAGCCATGTCACTTTCGAGCATCCTGCTACATTTGATACTCTTGCTATGgaagataagaagaaagaagagatcaagaacgATCTGATCAAGTTTAGTAATAGCAAAGATTATTACAAGAAGATTGGCAAAGCGTGGAAACGAGGGTATCTCTTGTTCGGTCCACCAGGAACAGGAAAGTCAACAATGATCGCTGCCATGGCGAATTTCTTGGAGTATGATGTCTATGATCTTGAATTGACAACGGTTAAGGATAATACAGAGCTGAGAAGGTTGTTGATTGAGACCTCAGTGAAGTCTATAATTGTTATTGAAGATATTGATTGTTCTCTTGATCTAACTGGTCAGAGGAAgcagaaggaggaggaagaggaagacggAGATGAGACTAACCCTATTGAGAAGCagatgaaaaaagagaaaggtgaGAATAAAGGAAGTAAAGTGACATTGTCAGGGCTACTGAATTTCATTGATGGGTTATGGTCATCTTGTGGTGGTGAGAGGATCATTGTGTTCACTACTAATTTCATAGATAAATTAGACCCGGCTTTGATTCGAAAAGGGAGAATGGACAAGCGTATAGAGATGTCTTATTGCGGTTTTGAAGCGTTTAAATTGTTGGCAAGGAATTACTTGGATgctaaggaagaagatgatagtGAATTGTTTGATGAGATCAAGAGGTTACTTGAGGTAGAAAAAATCAAGATGACTCCAGCTGATGTGGGAGAGAATCTGCTGAAGAGATCAGAAGTTGAGACTAAGGAGTTTTGTCTGAAGCGATTGATCGAAGCGTTGAAGGAGGAGAAAGAGGAAGCGAAGAGGAGAATTgaggatgaggagaagaagaagaaagaagaggaagatactaagaggaagaagagagaggagaagaagactaaatcagaagagaaggaagaaaatggAATAGCAACAAAAGAAGTCTAA
- the LOC104719690 gene encoding thaumatin-like protein: MKVYSTSLLQLFIISSCIVYGKVTSHEVTFYVQNKCSFPIWPAVAPNSGHPVLASGGFYLPCGGIEHIDAPWGWSGRIWARTGCDFTSNWKQACETGDCDGHLECNGLIGKPPATLIQIAVQADKFKPNFYDVSLVDGYNLPVAVNSKPISSKCAISGCHKDLKTTCPEELQVLNEEGRIVACKSACLAFDNDRFCCRNAYGTPGKCKRNMYSMLFKEACPNYYSYAYDTPPPLVTCSAKEYLITFCPSSWGHSST; the protein is encoded by the exons ATGAAAGTCTACTCCACCTCCTTGTTACAACTTTTTATTATATCGAGTTGTATAGTATATG GCAAAGTAACAAGTCATGAAGTAACATTTTATGTGCAAAATAAATGTTCATTTCCTATTTGGCCGGCGGTTGCCCCAAACTCCGGCCATCCAGTGCTAGCCTCTGGTGGATTTTATCTGCCATGCGGAGGTATTGAACACATTGATGCTCCATGGGGCTGGAGTGGTCGCATTTGGGCTAGAACTGGCTGTGACTTCACCTCAAACTGGAAACAAGCTTGTGAAACAG GTGATTGTGATGGACATTTGGAGTGTAATGGATTGATCGGAAAACCCCCGGCAACACTTATTCAAATTGCGGTACAAGCAGACAAATTCAAACCTAATTTCTACGATGTAAGTCTCGTGGACGGTTATAATCTCCCTGTAGCAGTGAACTCCAAACCCATATCATCCAAATGTGCCATCTCAGGCTGCCATAAAGATCTCAAAACCACATGTCCTGAAGAACTACag GTTTTGAACGAAGAGGGACGAATCGTGGCGTGCAAGAGTGCATGCTTAGCGTTTGATAACGACAGGTTTTGTTGCCGGAACGCGTATGGAACCCCCGGAAAGTGCAAAAGAAATATGTACTCCATGTTGTTTAAAGAGGCTTGTCCCAATTATTACAGTTATGCCTACGACACACCTCCGCCTTTGGTCACTTGCTCCGCCAAAGAATATCTTATCACATTTTGTCCATCGAGTTGGGGTCACAGTTCCACGTAA